The genomic window TGAGGTCTGTCATCATAATATTTCAAGAGCTTGGGGGAAAGGTATTTTAACTTAGTATTCAGCTTTTACAGTATtttcttttgcaatgtttttaaTATATATCTACCATATTTGCTATCTTGTATATGTTCAGCCCTCAGGAACTTTCTCTGGAGATCAAGTCCTTCATCAGCGGAGTAGACCAAAACCAGGGTCGGAAACTTAGCGTGCGTGAGCATGCCCGCTGTGCCGTGCGCCTGTTGCGCTCCGTCCCCGCCTGTCGCGGTGCCGTGCTTGAGCACCTGAGGGGCGTATATGATGAACACGTCTCCGCCTTCCTGCACCACCTGGAAATGGAGGGAGACGGCAACTCCGCCCACAGCTCCAACCTGGAGGACGTGATCATGGAGGTCCATGGTGTGCTGTCAGAGTTCATCCGCCTCAACCCCCGAGCCTGGGCACCTTTGGTGTCATCCTGGGCCGTTGACCTGCTGGGCCAGCTGAGCAGCAAGCATGCTGGCCGCCGGGCTGCCCCTCACTCCTCCAGCCTCAACGAGCTGCTGCAGCTGTGGATGTCCTGCGCCGCTACTCGCTCTCTTATGGAGGCCTACTCCCAGTGCCTGGCAGCCATGTTGGCCTGGTGCCCAGACGCCTGCGTAGATGCTCTGCTGGACACGTCGGTCCAGCATTCCCCGTACTTTGACTGGGTGGTGGCCCACATTGGCTCCTCCTTCCCAGGCACGATCATCAGTCGAGTGCTAGCCTGTGGCCTCAAGGACTTCTGCTCCCACGGTTACCCGGGAGACAAGCTCGGTCAGGGGGGAGCAGATAAGGGTAGCCGAGTGCCAAAGATCGGCTCTGTGGTGGGCATCCTCGGCCATCTGGCGGCGCGACACTCGGACAGCATCCGACGAGAGCTGCTCAGGATGTTCCAAGACAGCTTGAGCCCGCCCCCTATGTccagctccggctcctcctcctgggagaGCTCCGCCCAGCTCCGAAGGGCCACAGTGCcattcctcctccagctggcggCGCTGTCCCCGTCTCTCCTTGGTGCTGTGTCAGCAGAGCTGGTGGAGTCTCTGAGGCCGCCggtgctcctccagctccaggtgGTGCTCCAGGGCCTGCCCCGGGAGGAGCTGGACAACATGCTGGGCCTGGCCGTTCACCTCATCAGCCAGAGCCCTGCCGGTGGCGCCCGTGTCCTACGCTTCCTGGCCGACACCGCCACCCCTGCCTCCGTCATCATCTCGGGCCCTACGCCCTCCCCCAACGAGGGGGTCCGCGAGGCCTGCGACCGCCTGCTCCAGAtgctcctcctgcacctccacaAGCTGGTCTACAACCGTCCCGAGGGGGCCGAGGTCAACCCCCACTCTCCCGCCGCCCAGACCCGCCGTGTGGTCCCCTTCCTTGAGGAGCTGCAGTCCCACGTGGGCGAGCTGTGTGCCGAGACACTGAGGCTGGAGAGGAAGCGGCATCTCTGGCTGCACcagctgctgtgtctgctgtccgTGTACGGCGGCCCCAGTGTAGCTACAGAGGCCCTCTGCCAGCTGCTCACCCAGGCCCGCAACCCAGAGGAGCTGGCCCTGGCCTGGCAGCTCCACAGCccgctctctgcctgcctgcccgggCTCCTGCCTGCAGCAGTGGCCCGCTGTGTGGCCCAgatccacacccacaccctagGGCCCCGGCAGCTCCGGCAGCTGTTGCTCAACCTGGCGTCCGCCATGcagagccaggaggaggagaggagaggggctggagctgggggcgCCCAGGCCTCCATGGCGGTGCAGGTGGGGGCCGCGGTCTCAGGACACCTCCACAACTTCTGCCCACTGCTCCTCCACGGGGACTTGGGGGTATCCCACTCTGCCGTGCGGCTCCTGTCCTGCAGCCCTCTCCCCCGTGCAGCTGCCCCCGCCcatctgctgctggtctgcaggGCCACTGTCACTCACTTTTTCCTGGCcctgcggaggagaggagaaggagggaaagggagagatggaggacaggtGGGAGAGGCGGTGAACTGCTCGGTGAGCCTCTTGTCCCGTCTTGCGGCCTACTCCTCCCTGACCCTCAAATGTGTCCTGCAGCAGCTAGTGGAGGGAGCCCTGCATAAAGGCAATTCAGACCTGTTTGGAGGGCAGACGGAGGAAATGGGTGTGGAGACCCTTGTCTCCTTGGCCCCAACCCAAGACCTGGGAGCCTCTCTGCTGGACATCAATTGCAAGTTTGGCACCACAGTCAACTTCTCCGgcagtgtgtggtcagtgttccATGCCGGTGTGATTGGTAAAGGGCTGAAAGTCCGCACGGCCAAGCCCCATCCTGACCCAGCCGGGGTCATTCAGAATGTTCAGACTCTCCTGGCAGTCACCGTTCAGTGCTGCAGTGCTCCTGGAGTTTCGGGGGGAAACGGAAGCCTCAACAACGGAGGTCATCACCCAGCCTCTGACCCCGAGGAGCCTCCACCCATCAGTGCAGAGGCAGCCAAGGTGGTTGCCGTGACGCTGGTGGAGAACATTTGCCCAGACGTGGCCAACGGAGAACTGTCATGGCCACCGGAGGAGCATGCTCGCACCACCGTGGAGAGAGACATCCACATCCGACGATGTTTCGAGGCCCATCCCGTGCTCTTCCCCCTGCTGCACGTTGTGGCTGCTGGGCGTCCAGCTCTCTGCTACTGTTCAGCGGTGCTCCGAGGCCTGCTGGCCACTCTCCTCGCCCACTGGGAGGCTTCTCGAGAAGCTTCGGCCGTGGACTCTCCCTGGCACCTCCAGGCCTCTTGTCTGCTGGTGTCCTGCATGGGTGAAGGCCAGCTGTTGCCCCCTGTACTGGCCAATGTCCATGAGGCTTTCCCTTACCTGACGCCCTTTGAGGTCAGGCTGCTCCTGCTGGCTGTGTGGGAGTATGTGAGGGGCAATGGTCCAATGCCCCAAAAGTTTGTGTTCAGCTCGGAGAAGGGCCTGTTTTGCAGAGACTTCTCACGGGATGGAGATGTGGCCAGATATGTGGCGCCTATCCATAGTGTCCTGCATAAAAACATTGACCGTCTTGGCCACCTGTGCTGGCGCTTTCAACTCTgagaaaaaaattgaaagaACAGATGGAGGGTGGGAGTGAACTGAAGTTAAGGAGGGATAGTAAGTGAATGCAAGTAGGGGGAAGGTTGTGATTGTAAAAGACTGGGAATTGTGGGGGTGTTGCTTTGCAATGTTCAGTATTTTGTTGTTGCTCTCGCCTCATCTAGTTCTGTACCTAAATGTGTCTATTCattcttgttttttgtttgatAACATACAAGTATTTTCTAACTTGCTGTTACTGTGAAAATGCTACTGTCACAATAAATGACCACATAATGACAAATAGGCCTATTTTGTTGTCTTATCATTTTCTTTACTGAAATGCACATCAAATTGAATATGTATGATAATCAACACAGACAACTACAATATAATCATAACCTTTCCATTTGTAttttataagtgtgtgtgtgggggggcaaaTGCAGCTTTTTTGCAATCTTCCTGTCGGTTCGTCCCATGCTGACGTGTCAGATCCAGAGAAGATAAAGATATACACGAAACAA from Osmerus mordax isolate fOsmMor3 chromosome 12, fOsmMor3.pri, whole genome shotgun sequence includes these protein-coding regions:
- the ints5 gene encoding integrator complex subunit 5, which codes for MSTVFGSTIMKAMQTSHSHTTQNVFSPQELSLEIKSFISGVDQNQGRKLSVREHARCAVRLLRSVPACRGAVLEHLRGVYDEHVSAFLHHLEMEGDGNSAHSSNLEDVIMEVHGVLSEFIRLNPRAWAPLVSSWAVDLLGQLSSKHAGRRAAPHSSSLNELLQLWMSCAATRSLMEAYSQCLAAMLAWCPDACVDALLDTSVQHSPYFDWVVAHIGSSFPGTIISRVLACGLKDFCSHGYPGDKLGQGGADKGSRVPKIGSVVGILGHLAARHSDSIRRELLRMFQDSLSPPPMSSSGSSSWESSAQLRRATVPFLLQLAALSPSLLGAVSAELVESLRPPVLLQLQVVLQGLPREELDNMLGLAVHLISQSPAGGARVLRFLADTATPASVIISGPTPSPNEGVREACDRLLQMLLLHLHKLVYNRPEGAEVNPHSPAAQTRRVVPFLEELQSHVGELCAETLRLERKRHLWLHQLLCLLSVYGGPSVATEALCQLLTQARNPEELALAWQLHSPLSACLPGLLPAAVARCVAQIHTHTLGPRQLRQLLLNLASAMQSQEEERRGAGAGGAQASMAVQVGAAVSGHLHNFCPLLLHGDLGVSHSAVRLLSCSPLPRAAAPAHLLLVCRATVTHFFLALRRRGEGGKGRDGGQVGEAVNCSVSLLSRLAAYSSLTLKCVLQQLVEGALHKGNSDLFGGQTEEMGVETLVSLAPTQDLGASLLDINCKFGTTVNFSGSVWSVFHAGVIGKGLKVRTAKPHPDPAGVIQNVQTLLAVTVQCCSAPGVSGGNGSLNNGGHHPASDPEEPPPISAEAAKVVAVTLVENICPDVANGELSWPPEEHARTTVERDIHIRRCFEAHPVLFPLLHVVAAGRPALCYCSAVLRGLLATLLAHWEASREASAVDSPWHLQASCLLVSCMGEGQLLPPVLANVHEAFPYLTPFEVRLLLLAVWEYVRGNGPMPQKFVFSSEKGLFCRDFSRDGDVARYVAPIHSVLHKNIDRLGHLCWRFQL